The DNA segment CGCAGCGCCATCTTCGCGACAAGGCCCATCATGGTCATGAAGAGAAACGCCTTGACGGAGTAGCGAACCATCCCGACGTTTTTCAGGTGTTTCCGCCGCAAAAATCCCCAAACCGGAATCGTTCCATACCAAGCGATGATACACGCCACCCCGAAGGCCGCCTGCCCCCAGTAGGAGCGGAAGCCCACGAGATACGGCAGG comes from the bacterium genome and includes:
- a CDS encoding cytochrome C, which codes for LPYLVGFRSYWGQAAFGVACIIAWYGTIPVWGFLRRKHLKNVGMVRYSVKAFLFMTMMGLVAKMALRIGLNVKYVLVTPWFNI